A single window of Jiangella alkaliphila DNA harbors:
- the leuD gene encoding 3-isopropylmalate dehydratase small subunit has translation MEKFIRHTGVGVPLRRSNVDTDQIIPAVYLKRVTRTGFEDGLFAAWRGDETFVLNNPAFAAGSVLVAGADFGTGSSREHAVWALKDYGFKAVLSSRFADIFRGNSGKQGLLTGELSQDDIELIWKTLENAPGTEVTVDLDQRVVTCGEIVAPMQVDDYTRWRLMEGLDDIGLTLRHTDAVDDFEAGRPSHKPRTLV, from the coding sequence ATGGAGAAGTTCATCCGGCACACCGGCGTCGGTGTCCCGCTGCGGCGCAGCAACGTCGACACCGACCAGATCATCCCGGCGGTCTACCTCAAGCGGGTCACCCGCACCGGCTTCGAGGACGGCCTGTTCGCGGCGTGGCGCGGCGACGAGACGTTCGTGCTGAACAACCCGGCGTTCGCGGCGGGCTCGGTGCTCGTCGCCGGCGCCGACTTCGGCACCGGCTCGTCGCGCGAGCACGCCGTCTGGGCGCTCAAGGACTACGGCTTCAAGGCGGTGCTGTCGTCGCGGTTCGCCGACATCTTCCGTGGCAACTCCGGCAAGCAGGGCCTGCTCACCGGCGAGCTCAGCCAGGACGACATCGAGCTGATCTGGAAGACGCTCGAGAACGCGCCCGGCACCGAGGTGACCGTCGATCTGGACCAGCGCGTCGTCACGTGCGGCGAGATCGTCGCGCCCATGCAGGTCGACGACTACACCCGCTGGCGGCTGATGGAGGGGCTCGACGACATCGGCCTCACGCTGCGCCACACCGACGCCGTCGACGACTTCGAAGCGGGCCGTCCGTCACACAAGCCGAGGACACTGGTCTGA
- the leuC gene encoding 3-isopropylmalate dehydratase large subunit, with product MGKTLAEKVWDAHVVRRAEGEPDLLYIDLHLVHEVTSPQAFDGLRLAGRPVRRPDLTLATEDHNTPTVDIDKPIADLTSRTQIETLRRNCAEFGVRLHSLGDAEQGIVHVVGPQLGLTQPGLTVVCGDSHTSTHGAFGALAFGIGTSEVEHVLATQTLPLRPFKTMAINVEGTLRPGVTAKDIILAVIAKIGTGGGQGYVLEYRGEAIRALSMEARMTICNMSIEAGARAGMIAPDDTTFAYIDGRPHAPQGKEWDAALEYWRTLYTDDDAEFDVEVSIDADALEPFVTWGTNPGQGLPLSASVPDPDSFADESDKAAARRALEYMALEAGTPLRDIAVDTVFIGSCTNGRIEDLRAAAAVVKGRKKADTVRVLVVPGSARVRLQAEQEGLDQVFTEFGAEWRHAGCSMCLGMNPDQLAPGERSASTSNRNFEGRQGKGGRTHLVSPLVAAATSVRGTLSSPADLEPAS from the coding sequence ATGGGCAAGACCCTGGCGGAGAAGGTGTGGGACGCACATGTCGTGCGTCGAGCCGAGGGTGAGCCCGACCTCCTCTACATCGATCTTCATCTTGTCCACGAAGTGACCAGTCCGCAAGCCTTCGACGGCTTGAGACTGGCCGGCCGCCCGGTTCGCCGCCCGGACCTCACGCTCGCCACCGAGGACCACAACACCCCGACCGTCGACATCGACAAGCCGATCGCCGACCTCACCAGCCGCACGCAGATCGAGACGCTGCGGCGCAACTGTGCGGAGTTCGGGGTGCGGCTGCACTCGCTCGGCGACGCCGAGCAGGGCATCGTGCACGTCGTCGGCCCGCAGCTGGGCCTGACGCAGCCGGGCCTGACGGTGGTCTGCGGCGACTCGCACACCTCGACGCACGGGGCGTTCGGCGCACTGGCGTTCGGCATCGGCACCTCTGAGGTCGAGCACGTGCTCGCCACCCAGACGCTGCCGCTGCGGCCGTTCAAGACGATGGCGATCAATGTCGAGGGCACGCTGAGGCCGGGCGTGACGGCGAAGGACATCATCCTCGCGGTCATCGCGAAGATCGGCACCGGCGGCGGTCAGGGCTACGTCCTGGAGTACCGCGGCGAGGCCATCCGCGCGCTGTCGATGGAAGCGCGGATGACGATCTGCAACATGTCCATCGAGGCCGGGGCGCGCGCCGGCATGATCGCGCCCGACGACACGACGTTCGCCTACATCGACGGCCGCCCGCACGCGCCGCAGGGCAAGGAGTGGGACGCCGCGCTGGAGTACTGGCGCACGCTCTACACCGACGACGACGCCGAGTTCGACGTCGAGGTGAGCATCGACGCCGACGCGCTCGAGCCGTTCGTCACCTGGGGCACCAACCCGGGGCAGGGGCTGCCGCTGTCGGCGTCTGTCCCCGACCCGGACAGCTTCGCCGACGAGTCCGACAAGGCGGCCGCGCGCCGGGCGCTGGAGTACATGGCGCTCGAGGCCGGCACCCCGCTGCGCGACATCGCCGTCGACACCGTCTTCATCGGGTCGTGCACCAACGGCCGCATCGAGGACCTGCGCGCCGCGGCCGCCGTCGTCAAGGGCCGGAAGAAGGCCGACACCGTCCGCGTGCTCGTCGTCCCCGGTTCGGCGCGGGTCCGCTTGCAGGCCGAGCAGGAGGGCCTGGACCAGGTCTTCACCGAGTTCGGCGCCGAGTGGCGCCACGCCGGCTGTTCGATGTGCCTGGGCATGAACCCCGACCAGCTGGCGCCGGGCGAGCGCAGCGCGTCGACGTCGAACCGCAACTTCGAGGGCCGTCAGGGCAAGGGCGGCCGCACCCACCTGGTCAGCCCGCTCGTGGCCGCGGCGACGAGCGTGCGCGGCACGCTGTCGTCGCCCGCCGACCTCGAGCCGGCTTCGTAG
- a CDS encoding IclR family transcriptional regulator has protein sequence MDNSSGVGVLDKAALVLSALEAGPATLANLVASTGLARPTAHRLAVALEHHRLVSRDLHGRFVLGPRLGELATAAGEDRLLAAAGPVLARLREATGESTQLFRRQGDQRICVAAAERPSGLRDTIPVGATVTMLAGSAAQVLLAWEEPERMHRGLQGARFTATMLAAVRRRGWAQSVGEREPGVASVSAPIRSSSGRVVAAVSVSGPIERLTRQPGRVHAPAVLAAAEHLTGVLRSAEDG, from the coding sequence ATGGACAACTCTAGCGGAGTCGGCGTTCTAGACAAGGCCGCACTCGTCCTGTCCGCCCTCGAGGCCGGCCCGGCGACCCTGGCCAACCTCGTCGCGTCGACAGGACTGGCCCGCCCGACGGCCCACCGTCTCGCCGTCGCGCTGGAGCACCACCGGCTCGTCTCCCGCGATCTGCACGGCCGGTTCGTGCTCGGTCCACGGCTGGGCGAGTTGGCCACGGCGGCCGGCGAGGACCGCCTGCTGGCCGCCGCCGGCCCCGTCCTGGCCCGGCTCCGCGAGGCGACCGGCGAGAGCACGCAGTTGTTCCGCCGCCAGGGCGACCAGCGCATCTGCGTCGCCGCCGCCGAGCGGCCCAGCGGCCTGCGCGACACCATCCCCGTCGGCGCCACCGTCACCATGCTGGCCGGGTCCGCCGCCCAGGTGCTGCTGGCCTGGGAAGAGCCCGAACGCATGCACCGCGGCCTGCAGGGCGCCCGGTTCACCGCCACCATGCTGGCCGCCGTCCGCCGCCGCGGCTGGGCGCAGAGCGTCGGCGAGCGCGAGCCCGGCGTCGCCTCGGTGTCCGCACCCATCCGCTCGTCCAGCGGCCGCGTCGTCGCCGCCGTCTCCGTCTCCGGGCCGATCGAGCGGCTCACCCGGCAGCCCGGCCGGGTGCACGCGCCCGCCGTCCTGGCCGCCGCCGAGCACCTCACCGGCGTGCTGCGCAGCGCCGAGGACGGCTGA
- a CDS encoding CGNR zinc finger domain-containing protein, producing MEVPVADAVALDPGPYAGTYKLIGGSPALDFANLVSYRGTAREHDWLRPASNVAAWARAAGLEVAADTADAASLRDLRELLARVFLAVADGGTPRAADVERIGTLAAGARAGRRLVFAEGAPAAHWAGRAPSLLGTLALDAAALLTSAPSLGRVTACDECRWVFLDTTRNHSRRWCDPADCGNRSRQRSHYRRHRGHPVDPAATG from the coding sequence ATGGAGGTGCCGGTGGCCGACGCGGTCGCCCTCGACCCGGGCCCGTACGCCGGGACGTACAAGCTCATCGGCGGCTCGCCCGCGCTCGACTTCGCCAACCTGGTCAGCTATCGCGGCACCGCCCGGGAGCACGACTGGCTGCGGCCGGCCTCGAACGTCGCGGCCTGGGCGCGGGCGGCCGGACTCGAGGTCGCCGCCGACACAGCCGACGCCGCCAGCCTGCGCGACCTGCGCGAACTGCTCGCCCGGGTGTTCCTGGCGGTCGCCGACGGCGGCACGCCGCGGGCCGCGGACGTCGAGCGGATCGGCACGCTGGCCGCCGGCGCCCGGGCCGGCCGCCGCCTGGTCTTCGCCGAGGGCGCGCCGGCCGCCCACTGGGCCGGCCGCGCACCGTCGTTGCTCGGCACGCTGGCCCTGGACGCGGCCGCCCTGCTCACCTCGGCGCCCTCGCTCGGCCGCGTCACCGCCTGCGACGAGTGCCGGTGGGTCTTCCTCGACACCACCCGCAACCACAGCCGCCGCTGGTGCGACCCGGCCGACTGCGGCAACCGGTCGCGCCAGCGCAGCCACTACCGGCGGCACCGCGGACATCCCGTGGACCCCGCCGCAACCGGCTGA
- a CDS encoding EamA family transporter, giving the protein MTRVRPELYFVGSAVFHYLGPAFAVLLFAVVEPLGVAWLRILTAGIVFALWRRPWRAWAAAGAAERWTVVVWGALLALMNACFYLAIDRLALGTVAAIEFAGPVALAAVAARSRRNVVALLLAVAGVAALAEVSLAGSPAGFAFAVANMVLFTGYIVVAHRVSRQDRLAGIDGLAMAMLVAAVLALPIGVADAVPALTDPLTLAAAVGVGVTSSVLPYVFDQLAMRRLARGTYALMVALLPATATVIGVIVLTQIPGAAEVLGVVLVVAAVVVHRERPQTRQAPRVRR; this is encoded by the coding sequence ATGACGCGGGTGCGTCCGGAGCTGTACTTCGTCGGCTCGGCGGTCTTCCACTACCTCGGGCCGGCCTTCGCCGTGCTGCTGTTCGCCGTGGTCGAGCCGCTCGGCGTCGCCTGGCTGCGCATCCTCACGGCCGGCATCGTCTTCGCCCTGTGGCGACGGCCGTGGCGGGCCTGGGCGGCCGCGGGCGCCGCCGAGCGCTGGACCGTCGTCGTCTGGGGCGCGCTGCTGGCGCTGATGAACGCCTGCTTCTACCTGGCGATCGACCGGCTGGCGCTGGGCACCGTCGCCGCCATCGAGTTCGCCGGTCCGGTCGCGCTGGCGGCCGTGGCGGCGCGCAGCCGGCGCAACGTGGTCGCGCTGCTGCTGGCGGTGGCCGGCGTGGCGGCGCTGGCCGAGGTGAGCCTGGCCGGCTCCCCCGCGGGCTTCGCCTTCGCCGTCGCCAACATGGTGCTGTTCACCGGCTACATCGTGGTCGCGCACCGGGTGTCTCGGCAGGACCGCCTGGCCGGCATCGACGGGCTGGCGATGGCGATGCTGGTCGCCGCGGTGCTGGCGCTGCCGATCGGCGTCGCCGACGCCGTGCCGGCGCTGACGGATCCGCTGACGCTGGCCGCCGCCGTCGGCGTGGGCGTGACGTCGTCGGTGCTGCCGTACGTCTTCGACCAGCTGGCCATGCGCCGGCTCGCCCGCGGCACGTACGCCCTGATGGTCGCGCTGCTGCCGGCCACGGCCACCGTCATCGGGGTGATCGTGCTGACCCAGATCCCCGGCGCGGCCGAGGTGCTCGGCGTCGTCCTGGTCGTCGCCGCCGTCGTCGTTCACCGCGAGCGCCCGCAGACCCGGCAGGCGCCTCGGGTGCGCAGGTAG
- a CDS encoding response regulator, translating into MSTRVLVADDQEAIRGAFRMVIDAQPDMHVVAEAADGDQALRLARELRPDVVLADIRMPGIDGLELTRRLAGPANPDPLRVVVVTTFDLDTYVHAALAGGACGFLLKRSGPTLLVEAVRAAMAGDTLISPQVTVRLLRHLRNPAPAPVADDVLTDREREVARLVARGLSNAEIAAELFISAGTAKNHLANIQQKLGARNRVAVAGWAWASGLVDTAGDA; encoded by the coding sequence GTGAGCACCCGCGTCCTCGTGGCCGACGACCAGGAGGCGATCCGCGGCGCCTTCCGGATGGTCATCGACGCGCAGCCGGACATGCACGTCGTCGCCGAGGCGGCCGACGGCGACCAGGCGCTGCGGCTGGCCCGCGAGCTGCGCCCCGACGTCGTGCTGGCCGACATCCGGATGCCCGGCATCGACGGCCTCGAGCTGACCCGCCGCCTGGCCGGCCCGGCGAACCCGGATCCGCTGCGCGTCGTGGTCGTGACGACGTTCGACCTCGACACCTACGTGCACGCGGCGCTGGCCGGCGGCGCGTGCGGTTTCCTGCTCAAGCGGTCCGGGCCGACGCTGCTCGTCGAGGCGGTCCGCGCGGCGATGGCCGGCGACACGCTGATCAGCCCCCAGGTCACGGTGCGGCTGCTGCGGCATCTCCGCAACCCTGCCCCCGCGCCGGTGGCCGACGACGTCCTGACCGATCGCGAGCGAGAGGTCGCCCGTCTGGTGGCGCGCGGACTGAGCAACGCCGAGATCGCCGCCGAGCTGTTCATCAGCGCCGGCACCGCGAAGAACCACCTGGCGAACATCCAGCAGAAGCTCGGTGCCCGCAACCGCGTCGCCGTCGCCGGCTGGGCCTGGGCCAGCGGCCTGGTCGACACCGCCGGCGACGCCTAA
- a CDS encoding SDR family NAD(P)-dependent oxidoreductase encodes MDLRDRVAVVTGGAAGAGRVVVSALAGRGAAVLVADVDGGSCAEAVADVERAGGRASPVVVDVCDEDAAEVLVEAARRLGPLGVLVNNAGGWGDAGRRFPDAAPDEWDRVLDLNLRAPMLLTQAALAPLQAAGGGAVVNVASSAGVELSPYRSPEYGAANAGLIRFTAAVAGLRETHGVRVNCVVPGWIGLDRAHAELASMPPEERAQAPPFVPPERVASSVVTLAERDDLAGRVIVLRGGRAPELLDPAPFE; translated from the coding sequence ATGGATCTTCGTGACCGGGTGGCCGTCGTCACCGGCGGCGCTGCCGGCGCCGGCCGGGTCGTCGTGTCGGCGCTGGCCGGTCGTGGCGCGGCCGTCCTCGTGGCCGACGTCGACGGCGGGAGCTGCGCCGAGGCGGTGGCGGACGTCGAGCGTGCGGGCGGACGCGCGTCGCCGGTCGTCGTCGACGTGTGCGACGAGGACGCTGCCGAGGTGCTGGTCGAGGCGGCGCGACGGCTGGGTCCGCTCGGCGTGCTGGTGAACAACGCCGGCGGCTGGGGCGACGCGGGGCGGCGGTTCCCGGACGCGGCGCCGGACGAGTGGGACCGGGTGCTGGACCTCAACCTGCGCGCGCCGATGCTGCTCACCCAGGCCGCGCTGGCGCCGCTGCAGGCTGCGGGCGGCGGCGCGGTGGTCAACGTGGCCTCGAGCGCGGGGGTGGAGCTGTCGCCCTACCGGTCGCCGGAGTACGGGGCCGCGAACGCCGGGCTGATCCGGTTCACCGCCGCCGTCGCCGGACTGCGCGAGACCCACGGCGTGCGGGTGAACTGCGTCGTCCCCGGCTGGATCGGGCTCGACCGCGCCCACGCCGAGCTGGCCTCGATGCCGCCCGAGGAACGCGCCCAGGCGCCGCCGTTCGTCCCGCCGGAACGCGTCGCCTCCTCCGTCGTGACCCTCGCCGAGCGCGACGACCTCGCCGGTCGGGTCATCGTCCTGCGCGGCGGACGTGCGCCGGAGTTACTCGACCCGGCGCCGTTCGAGTAG
- a CDS encoding DUF3800 domain-containing protein has translation MDGSPAAVEIACDESGSEGERLAGGNTDVFGYGSVRIGADEAAACVAELRARIRSPAVEYKANHLLRRKHRAALAWFLGPAGPVTGRAHVYLVDKPFLLVTHVVGGDAEAAATLYRAGPAAFGADRWTAFLTASNDLLRSAGRRPVPDDPAAAFAHAVDGLTGAAGLAAAGPVAAVVETLRTGRAPGAVESLDPLVPAFVRIVGYWSDGGRPVRVLHDEQRTLTPERIAALGTLNGRLAGLRFADSIEEPRVQVADFLAGVARRIAEDELAGAHDPELAGLLRPYVDARSVWADEASWAALGPAAGRRAAAAD, from the coding sequence ATGGACGGGTCCCCGGCGGCGGTGGAGATCGCCTGCGACGAGTCCGGCTCCGAGGGTGAGCGGCTCGCCGGCGGCAACACCGACGTCTTCGGGTACGGCAGTGTGCGCATCGGCGCCGACGAGGCCGCCGCGTGCGTCGCCGAGCTGCGCGCCCGCATCCGCTCGCCCGCCGTCGAGTACAAGGCCAACCACCTGCTGCGCCGCAAGCACCGGGCGGCGCTGGCGTGGTTCCTCGGCCCGGCCGGCCCGGTCACAGGACGGGCCCACGTCTACCTCGTCGACAAGCCGTTCCTGCTGGTCACCCACGTCGTAGGGGGTGACGCCGAAGCCGCGGCCACGCTGTACCGGGCCGGGCCGGCCGCGTTCGGGGCGGACCGCTGGACCGCGTTCCTGACGGCGTCCAACGACCTGCTGCGCTCGGCTGGGCGCCGGCCGGTTCCGGACGACCCGGCGGCGGCGTTCGCGCACGCGGTGGACGGGCTGACGGGCGCTGCCGGGCTGGCCGCCGCCGGGCCGGTCGCCGCCGTCGTCGAGACCCTGCGGACCGGCCGCGCGCCGGGCGCCGTCGAGTCGCTGGACCCGCTCGTCCCCGCGTTCGTGCGCATCGTCGGGTACTGGAGCGACGGCGGCCGGCCGGTCCGGGTGCTCCACGACGAGCAGCGGACGCTCACGCCGGAGCGCATCGCGGCGCTCGGCACGCTGAACGGGCGCCTGGCCGGGCTGCGGTTCGCCGACTCGATCGAGGAGCCGCGCGTGCAGGTCGCCGACTTCCTGGCCGGCGTCGCCCGGCGCATCGCCGAGGACGAGCTGGCCGGCGCGCACGACCCCGAGCTGGCCGGCCTGCTGCGCCCGTACGTCGACGCGCGCTCGGTGTGGGCCGACGAGGCGAGCTGGGCCGCGCTCGGCCCGGCGGCAGGCCGTCGAGCAGCCGCTGCCGACTGA
- a CDS encoding MFS transporter, whose translation MAAAGAPVTNRSYREVLRHRGVAGLLAGDLLAGAGTGMLLVAMPVQTLAIHGSVPRAVAIGLVAASPFILSTILASVIGLGRAGVAPRTLLIADCVLRAVTFTTLGLLAVTDRLTLPVLLAGLLFGSLFRLAGSSSRRLLATSMAGDEGRFAVNGLLGLNMSVALYVVGPVLGGIVVASAGAGVALLADAAGALILLVATLVSVPRGDAGRGVPRRGVAGESGWRILRRRPVAARLLIVVFFFNFFYMPIEVALPLYVRGSLDAGASALGLLWGALGAGAFVGAALVNQLRNLPQRHLLIAIIGLWGMCPIALALTGDLTVAMIVFGLGGLVWAPFTPVAYSFVQSGLEPDEHQPVVTLWTTGATVAAPLGLLAGGPLVELAGVTGGLVLSGVLTLLLLPIAAVAVLRRD comes from the coding sequence ATGGCGGCCGCCGGGGCGCCCGTGACGAACCGGTCGTACCGCGAGGTGCTGCGGCACCGGGGCGTGGCCGGTCTGCTCGCCGGCGACCTGCTGGCCGGCGCCGGCACGGGCATGCTGCTCGTCGCGATGCCGGTCCAGACGCTGGCGATCCACGGGAGCGTCCCGCGCGCCGTCGCGATCGGGCTGGTCGCGGCGTCGCCGTTCATCCTGTCGACGATCCTGGCGTCGGTCATCGGCCTGGGCCGGGCCGGTGTGGCGCCGCGGACGCTGCTGATCGCCGACTGCGTCCTGCGGGCTGTGACGTTCACGACGCTCGGCCTGCTGGCTGTGACGGACCGGCTGACGCTGCCGGTGCTGCTCGCCGGGTTGCTCTTCGGGTCGCTGTTCCGGCTGGCCGGGTCGAGCAGCCGGCGGCTGCTGGCGACGTCGATGGCCGGCGACGAGGGACGGTTCGCCGTCAACGGGCTGCTCGGCCTGAACATGTCCGTCGCGCTGTACGTCGTCGGGCCGGTGCTGGGCGGCATCGTCGTCGCGTCCGCCGGGGCGGGCGTGGCGCTGCTCGCGGACGCCGCCGGCGCGCTGATCCTGCTCGTCGCCACGCTGGTGTCGGTGCCACGGGGCGACGCCGGCCGGGGCGTGCCGCGGCGCGGCGTCGCGGGGGAGTCGGGCTGGCGGATCCTGCGCCGCCGGCCGGTCGCCGCGCGGCTGCTGATCGTCGTGTTCTTCTTCAACTTCTTCTACATGCCGATCGAGGTGGCTCTCCCGCTGTACGTCCGCGGCTCGCTCGACGCGGGCGCGTCGGCGTTGGGCCTGCTGTGGGGCGCGCTGGGCGCCGGCGCGTTCGTCGGCGCCGCCCTGGTCAACCAGCTGCGCAACCTGCCGCAGCGGCACCTGCTCATCGCGATCATCGGGCTCTGGGGGATGTGCCCGATCGCGCTCGCCCTCACCGGCGACCTCACCGTCGCGATGATCGTGTTCGGCCTCGGCGGTCTCGTGTGGGCGCCGTTCACGCCGGTCGCGTACAGCTTCGTGCAGTCCGGCCTGGAGCCTGACGAGCACCAGCCGGTCGTCACGCTGTGGACCACCGGCGCGACGGTGGCCGCGCCGCTCGGCCTGCTCGCCGGCGGGCCGCTGGTCGAGCTGGCCGGGGTCACCGGCGGGCTGGTGCTCTCCGGCGTGCTGACGCTGCTGCTCCTGCCGATCGCCGCCGTCGCCGTGCTGCGCCGGGACTAG
- a CDS encoding VOC family protein encodes MDITIHNTFLPQTDPDAALAFYRDTLGFELRMDVGYEGMRWLTVGPPNQPGTSIVLHPPAADPGISEDERRTILELIAKGTYGALTLATPDLDGLFDKLQASGAEVLQEPTDQPYGVRDCAFRDPSGNVIRINEVR; translated from the coding sequence ATGGACATCACCATCCACAACACGTTCCTCCCGCAGACCGACCCTGACGCCGCCCTGGCCTTCTACCGCGACACCCTGGGCTTCGAGCTGCGCATGGACGTCGGCTACGAGGGGATGCGCTGGCTCACCGTCGGGCCGCCGAACCAGCCCGGCACGTCCATCGTCCTGCACCCGCCGGCCGCCGACCCGGGCATCAGCGAGGACGAGCGCCGCACCATCCTCGAGCTGATCGCCAAGGGCACCTACGGCGCGCTCACGCTGGCCACGCCCGACCTCGACGGCCTGTTCGACAAGCTGCAGGCCAGCGGTGCCGAGGTTCTGCAGGAGCCGACGGACCAGCCGTACGGCGTGCGCGACTGCGCGTTCCGCGACCCGTCGGGCAACGTGATCCGCATCAACGAAGTGCGCTGA
- a CDS encoding helix-turn-helix transcriptional regulator produces MTSGPDEAQRLRDLARLRRVRDRIDREYAQPLDVEALARGANMSAGHLSREFKRAYGESPYTYLMTRRIERAMMLLRRGDLSVTEVCFAVGCQSLGTFSTRFTELVGIPPSAYRANAADPAPEPPSCITKQVTRPIRKREAPPSEAQLA; encoded by the coding sequence GTGACCAGTGGTCCGGACGAGGCCCAGCGGCTGCGCGATCTCGCTCGATTGCGGCGCGTCCGCGACCGCATCGATCGCGAGTACGCCCAGCCGCTCGACGTCGAGGCGCTGGCGCGCGGCGCGAACATGTCCGCCGGGCACCTCAGCCGCGAGTTCAAGCGCGCCTACGGCGAGTCGCCGTACACCTACCTGATGACGCGGCGCATCGAGCGGGCGATGATGCTGCTGCGCCGCGGCGACCTGAGCGTCACGGAGGTGTGCTTCGCGGTCGGCTGCCAGTCGCTGGGCACGTTCAGCACCCGCTTCACCGAGCTGGTCGGCATCCCGCCGAGCGCCTACCGGGCCAACGCCGCGGACCCGGCGCCGGAACCGCCGTCGTGCATCACGAAGCAGGTCACCAGACCCATCAGGAAACGAGAAGCGCCGCCGTCCGAGGCACAGCTAGCGTGA